In Papaver somniferum cultivar HN1 chromosome 1, ASM357369v1, whole genome shotgun sequence, a genomic segment contains:
- the LOC113295197 gene encoding protein HESO1-like isoform X2 produces the protein MALEETDLPQRAKKFELKRSQKIRFSPSSITNVDELLHDVYVARSPRPDEYHHRRDLVRIFNLLAREIYGGSDGFPVVEVFGSFLMDMFSSKSDLDLSINFSNGADNFAREEKIAALRKFANFFYTLQLKGHVFGVRPIMGAKVPIVKVVDRGTGIECDISVENRDGIAKSQIVHIISAIDERFQKLCFLIKAWANAHDINSPKDRTLSSLSLILLVALHLQTRKPPILPPFSVLFKEGSDPENVGKAVRKFLCYGQNNKESVGELFITLLIKLDSVRKLWAEGLCASTYEGSWISKKWGSRSGNLSVEDFTDRSQNVARAVGAEQVKKIYKCIKSSLDQMLAFMYGQIQAPKVRDLIFGSDYVPNEEVNNLVNVNLKRSFPTDDPAPSSPPPYTAPAKKIRCIANLDPKIGTTQAHHECSNHLPPHHLHQHHQWPPVSAPELGHGSVHPSFVPPQHFHGLQKNPFLFRGEYNLNPVSAPELVYGSIHPSFVPPQHFHGLQQNPFLFPGTCNLNHVNPFLLYGGPGSAHSGYKETLPQGPFFNPYGYK, from the exons ATGGCATTAGAAGAGACAG aCCTTCCTCAAAGAGCCAAGAAGTTTGAGCTAAAGAGATCACAAAAGATTAGGTTCAGTCCATCCTCTATAACTAATGTTGATGAGCTACTTCATGATGTTTATGTTGCACGTAGCCCGAGGCCTGATGAGTATCACCATCGCAGAGATTTAGTTCGCATTTTCAATCTGTTGGCAAGGGAGATCTATG GTGGTTCTGATGGCTTTCCTGTTGTGGAGGTCTTTGGATCCTTTTTAATGGATATGTTCTCTTCCAAAAGTGATCTTGATCTATCTATTAATTTCAGTAATGGTGCAGATAACTTCGCCCGCGAGGAGAAGATTGCAGCCCTTAGAAAGTTTGCTAACTTTTTCTACACTCTCCAAT TGAAAGGGCATGTGTTTGGTGTCCGTCCAATCATGGGAGCTAAGGTGCCTATTGTCAAAGTTGTAGATCGTGGAACTGGAATTGAGTGTGATATTTCTGTTGAAAACAGAGATGGTATTGCAAAATCACAGATTGTTCACATTATTTCAGCAATTGATGAAAGATTTCAGAAATTATGTTTTTTG ATTAAAGCCTGGGCAAATGCGCATGATATTAACAGTCCAAAAGATCGAACGCTTAGCTCGTTATCTTTAATACTATTAGTTGCGTTACATTTGCAg ACTCGAAAACCTCCTATACTACCTCCCTTTTCTGTGCTATTTAAAG AAGGAAGTGACCCTGAAAATGTTGGGAAGGCAGTCCGTAAATTTCTTTGTTATGGCCAAAATAATAAAGAGTCTGTGGGGGAACTTTTCATAACTCTGTTAATCAAG CTTGACTCAGTTAGGAAACTATGGGCAGAAGGTCTTTGTGCAAGTACATATGAAGGATCTTGGATATCCAAAAAATGGGGTTCTCGAAGTGGCAATCTTAGT GTAGAGGATTTCACAGACAGGTCTCAAAATGTTGCAAGAGCAGTTGGAGCTGAACAGGTGAAGAAGATCTACAAGTGTATTAaaagttctcttgatcaaatgtTAGCGTTCATGTATGGACAGATTCAAGCACCCAAAGTAAGGGATCTTATTTTTGGGTCAGATTATGTTCCTAATGAAGAAGTGAACAACTTGGTGAATGTGAATCTTAAAAGAAGCTTTCCTACCGATGATCCTGCACCATCTTCTCCACCACCCTACACAGCCCCAGCAAAGAAGATCAGGTGCATTGCAAATTTAGATCCCAAAATAGGAACAACTCAAGCGCACCACGAGTGTTCAAACCATTTACCTCCACACcatcttcatcaacatcatcagtggCCTCCAGTAAGTGCTCCTGAACTTGGGCATGGTTCTGTACATCCTTCTTTTGTTCCACCACAACATTTTCATggactgcagaaaaaccccttcTTATTTCGGGGGGAGTATAATCTAAATCCTGTTAGTGCTCCTGAACTTGTGTATGGTTCCATACATCCTTCTTTTGTTCCACCACAACACTTTCACGGACTGCAGCAAAACCCCTTCTTATTTCCGGGGACGTGTAATCTGAATCATGTGAATCCATTCCTACTGTATGGTGGTCCAGGGAGTGCCCACTCTGGCTACAAGGAAACTCTACCACAGGGTCCATTTTTCAACCCTTATGGGTACAAGTAA
- the LOC113295197 gene encoding protein HESO1-like isoform X5, with translation MDMFSSKSDLDLSINFSNGADNFAREEKIAALRKFANFFYTLQLKGHVFGVRPIMGAKVPIVKVVDRGTGIECDISVENRDGIAKSQIVHIISAIDERFQKLCFLIKAWANAHDINSPKDRTLSSLSLILLVALHLQTRKPPILPPFSVLFKEGSDPENVGKAVRKFLCYGQNNKESVGELFITLLIKLDSVRKLWAEGLCASTYEGSWISKKWGSRSGNLSVEDFTDRSQNVARAVGAEQVKKIYKCIKSSLDQMLAFMYGQIQAPKVRDLIFGSDYVPNEEVNNLVNVNLKRSFPTDDPAPSSPPPYTAPAKKIRCIANLDPKIGTTQAHHECSNHLPPHHLHQHHQWPPVSAPELGHGSVHPSFVPPQHFHGLQKNPFLFRGEYNLNPVSAPELVYGSIHPSFVPPQHFHGLQQNPFLFPGTCNLNHVNPFLLYGGPGSAHSGYKETLPQGPFFNPYGYK, from the exons ATGGATATGTTCTCTTCCAAAAGTGATCTTGATCTATCTATTAATTTCAGTAATGGTGCAGATAACTTCGCCCGCGAGGAGAAGATTGCAGCCCTTAGAAAGTTTGCTAACTTTTTCTACACTCTCCAAT TGAAAGGGCATGTGTTTGGTGTCCGTCCAATCATGGGAGCTAAGGTGCCTATTGTCAAAGTTGTAGATCGTGGAACTGGAATTGAGTGTGATATTTCTGTTGAAAACAGAGATGGTATTGCAAAATCACAGATTGTTCACATTATTTCAGCAATTGATGAAAGATTTCAGAAATTATGTTTTTTG ATTAAAGCCTGGGCAAATGCGCATGATATTAACAGTCCAAAAGATCGAACGCTTAGCTCGTTATCTTTAATACTATTAGTTGCGTTACATTTGCAg ACTCGAAAACCTCCTATACTACCTCCCTTTTCTGTGCTATTTAAAG AAGGAAGTGACCCTGAAAATGTTGGGAAGGCAGTCCGTAAATTTCTTTGTTATGGCCAAAATAATAAAGAGTCTGTGGGGGAACTTTTCATAACTCTGTTAATCAAG CTTGACTCAGTTAGGAAACTATGGGCAGAAGGTCTTTGTGCAAGTACATATGAAGGATCTTGGATATCCAAAAAATGGGGTTCTCGAAGTGGCAATCTTAGT GTAGAGGATTTCACAGACAGGTCTCAAAATGTTGCAAGAGCAGTTGGAGCTGAACAGGTGAAGAAGATCTACAAGTGTATTAaaagttctcttgatcaaatgtTAGCGTTCATGTATGGACAGATTCAAGCACCCAAAGTAAGGGATCTTATTTTTGGGTCAGATTATGTTCCTAATGAAGAAGTGAACAACTTGGTGAATGTGAATCTTAAAAGAAGCTTTCCTACCGATGATCCTGCACCATCTTCTCCACCACCCTACACAGCCCCAGCAAAGAAGATCAGGTGCATTGCAAATTTAGATCCCAAAATAGGAACAACTCAAGCGCACCACGAGTGTTCAAACCATTTACCTCCACACcatcttcatcaacatcatcagtggCCTCCAGTAAGTGCTCCTGAACTTGGGCATGGTTCTGTACATCCTTCTTTTGTTCCACCACAACATTTTCATggactgcagaaaaaccccttcTTATTTCGGGGGGAGTATAATCTAAATCCTGTTAGTGCTCCTGAACTTGTGTATGGTTCCATACATCCTTCTTTTGTTCCACCACAACACTTTCACGGACTGCAGCAAAACCCCTTCTTATTTCCGGGGACGTGTAATCTGAATCATGTGAATCCATTCCTACTGTATGGTGGTCCAGGGAGTGCCCACTCTGGCTACAAGGAAACTCTACCACAGGGTCCATTTTTCAACCCTTATGGGTACAAGTAA
- the LOC113295197 gene encoding protein HESO1-like isoform X4 yields the protein MALEETDLPQRAKKFELKRSQKIRDLVRIFNLLAREIYGGSDGFPVVEVFGSFLMDMFSSKSDLDLSINFSNGADNFAREEKIAALRKFANFFYTLQLKGHVFGVRPIMGAKVPIVKVVDRGTGIECDISVENRDGIAKSQIVHIISAIDERFQKLCFLIKAWANAHDINSPKDRTLSSLSLILLVALHLQTRKPPILPPFSVLFKEGSDPENVGKAVRKFLCYGQNNKESVGELFITLLIKLDSVRKLWAEGLCASTYEGSWISKKWGSRSGNLSVEDFTDRSQNVARAVGAEQVKKIYKCIKSSLDQMLAFMYGQIQAPKVRDLIFGSDYVPNEEVNNLVNVNLKRSFPTDDPAPSSPPPYTAPAKKIRCIANLDPKIGTTQAHHECSNHLPPHHLHQHHQWPPVSAPELGHGSVHPSFVPPQHFHGLQKNPFLFRGEYNLNPVSAPELVYGSIHPSFVPPQHFHGLQQNPFLFPGTCNLNHVNPFLLYGGPGSAHSGYKETLPQGPFFNPYGYK from the exons ATGGCATTAGAAGAGACAG aCCTTCCTCAAAGAGCCAAGAAGTTTGAGCTAAAGAGATCACAAAAGATTAG AGATTTAGTTCGCATTTTCAATCTGTTGGCAAGGGAGATCTATG GTGGTTCTGATGGCTTTCCTGTTGTGGAGGTCTTTGGATCCTTTTTAATGGATATGTTCTCTTCCAAAAGTGATCTTGATCTATCTATTAATTTCAGTAATGGTGCAGATAACTTCGCCCGCGAGGAGAAGATTGCAGCCCTTAGAAAGTTTGCTAACTTTTTCTACACTCTCCAAT TGAAAGGGCATGTGTTTGGTGTCCGTCCAATCATGGGAGCTAAGGTGCCTATTGTCAAAGTTGTAGATCGTGGAACTGGAATTGAGTGTGATATTTCTGTTGAAAACAGAGATGGTATTGCAAAATCACAGATTGTTCACATTATTTCAGCAATTGATGAAAGATTTCAGAAATTATGTTTTTTG ATTAAAGCCTGGGCAAATGCGCATGATATTAACAGTCCAAAAGATCGAACGCTTAGCTCGTTATCTTTAATACTATTAGTTGCGTTACATTTGCAg ACTCGAAAACCTCCTATACTACCTCCCTTTTCTGTGCTATTTAAAG AAGGAAGTGACCCTGAAAATGTTGGGAAGGCAGTCCGTAAATTTCTTTGTTATGGCCAAAATAATAAAGAGTCTGTGGGGGAACTTTTCATAACTCTGTTAATCAAG CTTGACTCAGTTAGGAAACTATGGGCAGAAGGTCTTTGTGCAAGTACATATGAAGGATCTTGGATATCCAAAAAATGGGGTTCTCGAAGTGGCAATCTTAGT GTAGAGGATTTCACAGACAGGTCTCAAAATGTTGCAAGAGCAGTTGGAGCTGAACAGGTGAAGAAGATCTACAAGTGTATTAaaagttctcttgatcaaatgtTAGCGTTCATGTATGGACAGATTCAAGCACCCAAAGTAAGGGATCTTATTTTTGGGTCAGATTATGTTCCTAATGAAGAAGTGAACAACTTGGTGAATGTGAATCTTAAAAGAAGCTTTCCTACCGATGATCCTGCACCATCTTCTCCACCACCCTACACAGCCCCAGCAAAGAAGATCAGGTGCATTGCAAATTTAGATCCCAAAATAGGAACAACTCAAGCGCACCACGAGTGTTCAAACCATTTACCTCCACACcatcttcatcaacatcatcagtggCCTCCAGTAAGTGCTCCTGAACTTGGGCATGGTTCTGTACATCCTTCTTTTGTTCCACCACAACATTTTCATggactgcagaaaaaccccttcTTATTTCGGGGGGAGTATAATCTAAATCCTGTTAGTGCTCCTGAACTTGTGTATGGTTCCATACATCCTTCTTTTGTTCCACCACAACACTTTCACGGACTGCAGCAAAACCCCTTCTTATTTCCGGGGACGTGTAATCTGAATCATGTGAATCCATTCCTACTGTATGGTGGTCCAGGGAGTGCCCACTCTGGCTACAAGGAAACTCTACCACAGGGTCCATTTTTCAACCCTTATGGGTACAAGTAA
- the LOC113295197 gene encoding protein HESO1-like isoform X3: MNLENQPSTKLKVFYQAYRFWDMALEETDLPQRAKKFELKRSQKIRDLVRIFNLLAREIYGGSDGFPVVEVFGSFLMDMFSSKSDLDLSINFSNGADNFAREEKIAALRKFANFFYTLQLKGHVFGVRPIMGAKVPIVKVVDRGTGIECDISVENRDGIAKSQIVHIISAIDERFQKLCFLIKAWANAHDINSPKDRTLSSLSLILLVALHLQTRKPPILPPFSVLFKEGSDPENVGKAVRKFLCYGQNNKESVGELFITLLIKLDSVRKLWAEGLCASTYEGSWISKKWGSRSGNLSVEDFTDRSQNVARAVGAEQVKKIYKCIKSSLDQMLAFMYGQIQAPKVRDLIFGSDYVPNEEVNNLVNVNLKRSFPTDDPAPSSPPPYTAPAKKIRCIANLDPKIGTTQAHHECSNHLPPHHLHQHHQWPPVSAPELGHGSVHPSFVPPQHFHGLQKNPFLFRGEYNLNPVSAPELVYGSIHPSFVPPQHFHGLQQNPFLFPGTCNLNHVNPFLLYGGPGSAHSGYKETLPQGPFFNPYGYK, encoded by the exons ATGAATCTGGAAAATCAACCTTCAACAAAG CTAAAGGTGTTTTATCAAGCTTATAGGTTCTGGGACATGGCATTAGAAGAGACAG aCCTTCCTCAAAGAGCCAAGAAGTTTGAGCTAAAGAGATCACAAAAGATTAG AGATTTAGTTCGCATTTTCAATCTGTTGGCAAGGGAGATCTATG GTGGTTCTGATGGCTTTCCTGTTGTGGAGGTCTTTGGATCCTTTTTAATGGATATGTTCTCTTCCAAAAGTGATCTTGATCTATCTATTAATTTCAGTAATGGTGCAGATAACTTCGCCCGCGAGGAGAAGATTGCAGCCCTTAGAAAGTTTGCTAACTTTTTCTACACTCTCCAAT TGAAAGGGCATGTGTTTGGTGTCCGTCCAATCATGGGAGCTAAGGTGCCTATTGTCAAAGTTGTAGATCGTGGAACTGGAATTGAGTGTGATATTTCTGTTGAAAACAGAGATGGTATTGCAAAATCACAGATTGTTCACATTATTTCAGCAATTGATGAAAGATTTCAGAAATTATGTTTTTTG ATTAAAGCCTGGGCAAATGCGCATGATATTAACAGTCCAAAAGATCGAACGCTTAGCTCGTTATCTTTAATACTATTAGTTGCGTTACATTTGCAg ACTCGAAAACCTCCTATACTACCTCCCTTTTCTGTGCTATTTAAAG AAGGAAGTGACCCTGAAAATGTTGGGAAGGCAGTCCGTAAATTTCTTTGTTATGGCCAAAATAATAAAGAGTCTGTGGGGGAACTTTTCATAACTCTGTTAATCAAG CTTGACTCAGTTAGGAAACTATGGGCAGAAGGTCTTTGTGCAAGTACATATGAAGGATCTTGGATATCCAAAAAATGGGGTTCTCGAAGTGGCAATCTTAGT GTAGAGGATTTCACAGACAGGTCTCAAAATGTTGCAAGAGCAGTTGGAGCTGAACAGGTGAAGAAGATCTACAAGTGTATTAaaagttctcttgatcaaatgtTAGCGTTCATGTATGGACAGATTCAAGCACCCAAAGTAAGGGATCTTATTTTTGGGTCAGATTATGTTCCTAATGAAGAAGTGAACAACTTGGTGAATGTGAATCTTAAAAGAAGCTTTCCTACCGATGATCCTGCACCATCTTCTCCACCACCCTACACAGCCCCAGCAAAGAAGATCAGGTGCATTGCAAATTTAGATCCCAAAATAGGAACAACTCAAGCGCACCACGAGTGTTCAAACCATTTACCTCCACACcatcttcatcaacatcatcagtggCCTCCAGTAAGTGCTCCTGAACTTGGGCATGGTTCTGTACATCCTTCTTTTGTTCCACCACAACATTTTCATggactgcagaaaaaccccttcTTATTTCGGGGGGAGTATAATCTAAATCCTGTTAGTGCTCCTGAACTTGTGTATGGTTCCATACATCCTTCTTTTGTTCCACCACAACACTTTCACGGACTGCAGCAAAACCCCTTCTTATTTCCGGGGACGTGTAATCTGAATCATGTGAATCCATTCCTACTGTATGGTGGTCCAGGGAGTGCCCACTCTGGCTACAAGGAAACTCTACCACAGGGTCCATTTTTCAACCCTTATGGGTACAAGTAA
- the LOC113295197 gene encoding protein HESO1-like isoform X1 — MNLENQPSTKLKVFYQAYRFWDMALEETDLPQRAKKFELKRSQKIRFSPSSITNVDELLHDVYVARSPRPDEYHHRRDLVRIFNLLAREIYGGSDGFPVVEVFGSFLMDMFSSKSDLDLSINFSNGADNFAREEKIAALRKFANFFYTLQLKGHVFGVRPIMGAKVPIVKVVDRGTGIECDISVENRDGIAKSQIVHIISAIDERFQKLCFLIKAWANAHDINSPKDRTLSSLSLILLVALHLQTRKPPILPPFSVLFKEGSDPENVGKAVRKFLCYGQNNKESVGELFITLLIKLDSVRKLWAEGLCASTYEGSWISKKWGSRSGNLSVEDFTDRSQNVARAVGAEQVKKIYKCIKSSLDQMLAFMYGQIQAPKVRDLIFGSDYVPNEEVNNLVNVNLKRSFPTDDPAPSSPPPYTAPAKKIRCIANLDPKIGTTQAHHECSNHLPPHHLHQHHQWPPVSAPELGHGSVHPSFVPPQHFHGLQKNPFLFRGEYNLNPVSAPELVYGSIHPSFVPPQHFHGLQQNPFLFPGTCNLNHVNPFLLYGGPGSAHSGYKETLPQGPFFNPYGYK; from the exons ATGAATCTGGAAAATCAACCTTCAACAAAG CTAAAGGTGTTTTATCAAGCTTATAGGTTCTGGGACATGGCATTAGAAGAGACAG aCCTTCCTCAAAGAGCCAAGAAGTTTGAGCTAAAGAGATCACAAAAGATTAGGTTCAGTCCATCCTCTATAACTAATGTTGATGAGCTACTTCATGATGTTTATGTTGCACGTAGCCCGAGGCCTGATGAGTATCACCATCGCAGAGATTTAGTTCGCATTTTCAATCTGTTGGCAAGGGAGATCTATG GTGGTTCTGATGGCTTTCCTGTTGTGGAGGTCTTTGGATCCTTTTTAATGGATATGTTCTCTTCCAAAAGTGATCTTGATCTATCTATTAATTTCAGTAATGGTGCAGATAACTTCGCCCGCGAGGAGAAGATTGCAGCCCTTAGAAAGTTTGCTAACTTTTTCTACACTCTCCAAT TGAAAGGGCATGTGTTTGGTGTCCGTCCAATCATGGGAGCTAAGGTGCCTATTGTCAAAGTTGTAGATCGTGGAACTGGAATTGAGTGTGATATTTCTGTTGAAAACAGAGATGGTATTGCAAAATCACAGATTGTTCACATTATTTCAGCAATTGATGAAAGATTTCAGAAATTATGTTTTTTG ATTAAAGCCTGGGCAAATGCGCATGATATTAACAGTCCAAAAGATCGAACGCTTAGCTCGTTATCTTTAATACTATTAGTTGCGTTACATTTGCAg ACTCGAAAACCTCCTATACTACCTCCCTTTTCTGTGCTATTTAAAG AAGGAAGTGACCCTGAAAATGTTGGGAAGGCAGTCCGTAAATTTCTTTGTTATGGCCAAAATAATAAAGAGTCTGTGGGGGAACTTTTCATAACTCTGTTAATCAAG CTTGACTCAGTTAGGAAACTATGGGCAGAAGGTCTTTGTGCAAGTACATATGAAGGATCTTGGATATCCAAAAAATGGGGTTCTCGAAGTGGCAATCTTAGT GTAGAGGATTTCACAGACAGGTCTCAAAATGTTGCAAGAGCAGTTGGAGCTGAACAGGTGAAGAAGATCTACAAGTGTATTAaaagttctcttgatcaaatgtTAGCGTTCATGTATGGACAGATTCAAGCACCCAAAGTAAGGGATCTTATTTTTGGGTCAGATTATGTTCCTAATGAAGAAGTGAACAACTTGGTGAATGTGAATCTTAAAAGAAGCTTTCCTACCGATGATCCTGCACCATCTTCTCCACCACCCTACACAGCCCCAGCAAAGAAGATCAGGTGCATTGCAAATTTAGATCCCAAAATAGGAACAACTCAAGCGCACCACGAGTGTTCAAACCATTTACCTCCACACcatcttcatcaacatcatcagtggCCTCCAGTAAGTGCTCCTGAACTTGGGCATGGTTCTGTACATCCTTCTTTTGTTCCACCACAACATTTTCATggactgcagaaaaaccccttcTTATTTCGGGGGGAGTATAATCTAAATCCTGTTAGTGCTCCTGAACTTGTGTATGGTTCCATACATCCTTCTTTTGTTCCACCACAACACTTTCACGGACTGCAGCAAAACCCCTTCTTATTTCCGGGGACGTGTAATCTGAATCATGTGAATCCATTCCTACTGTATGGTGGTCCAGGGAGTGCCCACTCTGGCTACAAGGAAACTCTACCACAGGGTCCATTTTTCAACCCTTATGGGTACAAGTAA